The DNA region TCTGCCTCTTCTTCCTCAACGTCACCCATCTTTACCTTTGAAATCTCACCGCTCAGCATTTCCAGCGCCATCTTAAAGAGCAAAATTCCGCCGGCTATTGAAAATGCATCGACGCTTGAGCCGAAGAATGAGAATATCCACTGCCCAATGAGAGCAAACACTGTGAGCGTCACTACTACGGTGGTGCCAACTTTCCTCGCCACTTCAATCCTTTCTCTCAGTGAAATCCCATGAGTCACGCTTAAGAATACTGGCACTGCTCCTATGGAATTTGTGATTGCGAATAGACCTGCATACATATATAAAAAGCTCTTCACAATCCCCACGTTCAAAGCTATCACCCTCTGGATTAGCGGGGGCACTGCTTTAAAAAGTTAAGGGTTTAAAAAAGTTCAGAGTTTTAAGACCTTCTTCAGCTCGTTGAAGTCAATCTTAGCGGTCATATCAATGTTTATGGGACTAACGCTAACCTTTCTCTCAACTTTAACCGCGTACATGTCTGTTCCTGGCTCCAGCACTTCTCTAGGACACTGTGTGCCGACTATCCAATAGTATGGGTTGCCCTTAGGGTCTATCCTTTCTTCAATTGAAGGCTGATACATGCGCTTAGCCAGACGTGTAAAGGCTATTTGGGTTTTTTCCGTTGCATCGTAAGGGACATTGACGTTTAGCATTTCCACGCTCCTTGGAAGTCCTTTTTTCAGCACAGCCTTTGCGATCTTCCTTAGGAAAAATTTTGCAGTTTCAAAGTCTATCTCCTCACCGCTGCCAAATTTATGCTTTTCCCTGTTCACTTCTAAGCTTATGGCTATACTTGGCATCCCATGGGTTGCCGCTTCTATTGCTGCACTGGCTGTGCCGGAAATTGTAATCTCGGTGCTCATGTTTTCTCCCAAATTTATGCCGCTTACGACGAGGTCAAACTCTCCAAAGCGAGCTAAAGCGAAAATTATGCAATCCACAGGCATGCCGTCTAAAGCATAAGCTGCCTCAGCACCATCGAGCTTCACATGTTTTGCTCTAAGGGGCCTGTGAAGGGTCATAGCTCTACCGCTTGCGCTCCTTTGGGACATTGGAGCAACAACATATATCTCACCAAGACCTTGAAGGGCTTCAATAGCCGCTTTAATGCCCTTTGAGCGTATTCCATCGTCATTTGTTATCAAAATCTTTGCCATAAACTAAACTTTTCAAGGAAACTTATAAATTTGGTGCCAAAAAGAAAAGATGGGAAAAAATTTAAATCGCCACAGGAACTTCTTTGGAGGGAATCTCCTCCGGAAGAGAGAAGTATGCGACTATCTCCAACACTTTGGCTACGAAAAGGAGCAGTGCTCCAAGACCAAAGACTATTAGAAGGATTGCTCCTATGAAATAGAGAAGTCCGGTGGTTTTGAAGATGCCAACTCCTGTGTGCATCGCAATCAATTTGTAGCTTTCCTTCAGATAATACGCCCCTATGGTGAATACAACCCAAGCGATTAAGATGCCAATGAGTATGCCTCCAATTATCGCACTAATCTCATGGAAACTCTCAACCTCTCTTTCGAATGCTTCCATCCCGCCCTTTGTTAAGATTGTCCCTCCTATCGCTGCTACAACTACAACGATTAAGACAATAAAGGCCCCAATTTTTAGAATAAAGGACATTAAGTATTTTTTGAATATTGATTCATCGTTTACTTCTTCGGAGATACCTTTCACTGCTAGCAGAATTAACACAAAACCAAATAGGCTCAATACCCCGCCTACTCTTGGTATTGCACCTCCTACGAGTGAAAGAATTGCTCCGATACCACCATAAGTTTTTGCTTGGCTTAATGTCATACAAACACCCAGTTAGATTATATCCTCTCTCCTATAATAACTTAGTGCCCAACAAGCTTAAAAACTCCGCATCTCATTTTGCCTTAGGTGAGAGAATGACGTTTTGGACAGCTGAAGACAACGTTGCGGGAGAAAAAGGGGTCACGCTTTATATTATTTTGCCCACCACTGGGTGCTACCGCTATAAAATAGGCCAAGCGTGCTACATGTGCTCTTATCCAAGCGAAGCGCCGAAAATTCCATGGAGCCAAGAGGAGCTTATTGATTACCTCAAAAAAGCCCTCAAGAAGATAGAAGGGAAAGAGGGAAGATTTGCGGTGAGGATTTTCACCTCGGGAAGCTTCTTAGACGACGGTGAAGTTAAACCTTGGGCTAGGAGGGAGATGTTTAAGCTTCTGGCAGAGATGGAGAATGTAAAGGAAATCGTCGTGGAGACGCGCTCCGAGCTCGTTAGATATGAGGCCGTTAGTGAGTTGGCGGAGATTGTTAAAGGCAAGCACTTTGAAGTTGCCTTGGGCTTGGAGACGGCAAATGATGACGTGGCCGATGTGAGCATAAACAAGGGCAACACCTTTGAGCAGTTTGTTAGGGCAAGTGAAATAATACACGAAGCAGGAGCGAAGGTCAAAACTTATGTCCTCCTCAAGTCGAGCTTTTTGAGCGAGCGCCATGCTATAGAGGATGCCAAAGAGACCATAAGGCAAGCCGCTCCATACACTGACACCTTCTCGATTAACATTATGAACATTCAAAAAGGAACCACTTACGAAAGGCTCTGGGAGAAGGGCGAATACAGGCCGCCGTGGCTGTGGAGTGCTGTGGAAGTTTTAAAGTGGGCCAAAAAGACCTACCCACACTTAAGGATTTTAAGCGACCCTGTGGGCGCTGGCTCTAAGAGAGGCCCCCACAACTGCGGTGAGTGCGACAAAGCTGTGGCAAAAGCTATAAGGAACTTTTCAAACACGCAGGACTTAAGATATCTTGAGAATATTGAGCATGGATGCATGGATGAGTGGCGCTACATTGTGAGCGAAGGCCTCTTGGACTGGCAGCTCTTGACCTGGTGACTATTTTAAAGCCTCTGGCGTTATTTTTCTTTCTATTACTGTGAAAGATACGTCTATAAGTATTGCAAGGACTATAGCGGGTAAAGCTCCAGCTAAAATTTTGTCCATGTTGAAGCTCGCCAAACCTTCAAAAACAAGGCTCCCCAAGCCGCCGCTCCCAATTATGGCTGTTAGTATCGCGATGCTGTTTGCTAAAATCGCTGCAAATTTAATTCCCGCAAACATTGCTGGATACGCATGTGGGAAGCGAATGTGCCGTATTATTTGCCATTCCGTCAATCCTAAACCTTTAGCGGCGTCAATCATGGACTCATCGACCTTAGAAAGGCCGATGTATGTGTTTTTGACTATCGGAAGGAGCGCTCTAAGGAAAATGGCGAAAACCGCTGGAGTAAAGCCTATCCCGAGGAGAGGCACCACTATCGCAACCACAGCTAGGCTTGGAATTGCTTGAACGAGGTTTGCAAATGCTATGATAAAGGAGGCAATCTTTCTGCTGCGGAGAGAGATTAAGGCTAAAGGAATCCCTACCCCTATGCTTATGAAGAGTGCGGAGTAAGTAAGGATTAGGTGCTCCCAAGTAGCGCCCAAAATGTTCTCAATGGCTACCATGGAACCTCGCCTCGAGTTTTTTCTCTATTAATGCCGCAAGCCCGTCCAAGGCTATTGCCAGAAAGCCCACCCAGAGGCTGGAAACCAAGATGATGTTTTTATCATAGAGGTGAATCCCTGTTTGAATTGGGGCTCCAAGGCCTCCTGCCGCTATAAGTCCTCCTAAAGTTACAACGCCCATCGTGAAGACTATCGCTATCCTTATTCCTGCAGCAATTAGAGGAAGCGCTAAAGGAAAGCGCACCTTTAAGAGTATCTCCTTCTCAGTTAGGCCAAGTGCTTGGGCCACCTCTATATGGCTCTTACTCACGCTCGTTAAGCCTGTGTAGGTGTTCCTCGCTATTGGCAGAAGGGAGTAAAGGATTGAAGCTATTATCGTGGGCCCTTTTCCTAGTCCCGCTAATGGAAGGAGGAGGACTAACAGTGCTAAAGATGGAATTGTTTCGACGATGTTCAGGAAGTTGAAGGCCAAGTCCGCTAACTTTGGGTTTTTATAGAGGATAAAACCAATTAAAACGCCTAAAATGATTGAAACAAAAAGCGCTATGCCGAACATGGAGAGGTGCTCCACTGTTCTTGCGCCCAAATTTTGGCTTTCCCAAACTTCTAAAAACGTGTTTATCATTTGGACACCTCAAATCAGCCTTAAGAGAACTTCATCTGCGAGGAGCATTCCTATGGGTTTATGGTTTTCAACAACAATGGCTATCGATGCTTTCTCTATCTTCAAGATTTGAAGGGAAGAGGCTAAATTGTCTTTGGAAGTGAAGGAGAGGGCTTCACTAGCTGAATCCCCTAGCTTTCTTTCACCATCTAGCCTCAGGAGGGTTTTAAGCTCGATAATACCTTGATATTCCCCTCTCTCAACGACTATCCCAAATTCTACACCTCTCTCAGTCATGAGATTTATAGCCTCTTTGACCGTTAAGCTCCACTCAAACAGGTATTTTTCTTCGATTGGCCGCATAACATCCCCAACTCTCAGTGTATCCATGTGCTTGAACTTTTTATCAGCGTTCACGAGCTTTGCGACAAACTCATTAGCAGGGTTTAGAACCAGCTCATCAGGTGCCCCCACTTGAATTAATTTTCCATCCTTCATTACCGCTATTCTGTCTCCGAGCTTAAATGCCTCCTCTATGTCGTGGGTTACGAAGATTATCGTCCTGCCGAGCTTTTCTTTAATCTCAAGGAACTCCTCTTGGAGCTGTTTTCTTAAAATCGGGTCTAGTGCTCCAAAGGGCTCGTCCATTAATAGAAGGGGTGGGTCAAGCATGAAAGCCCTCGCCAAGCCTACCCTCTGCTGCTGCCCTCCGCTCAGCTGTCTCGGATAGCGGTTCATAAACTGCTCTGGGGGTAAGTCCACAAGCTCTAAAAGCTCTCTAACACGCCTATCAATCTCTTCATCGCTCCACCCTTCGAGCTTCGCCAAAAGCCCTATATTGCCTCTAACCGTCATATGGGGGAACAGTCCTATTTGCTGGATTGCATAGCCTATGTTCCTTCTAAGCTCTATGGGGTTGAAACTCATGATATTCTGCCCGTTTATTGTAATCTCCCCTTCATCGAGTTCAACCAGCCGATTTATCATCCTTAAAGTGGTTGTCTTTCCGGAACCACTTGGCCCAATGAGAATTAGCAATTCCCCACCAACTACCTCTAAATCAACGTGATCAACTGCCACAAAATCCCCATACCTTTTGGTGACGCCGTTAAGCTCCACCTTCTCTATTTTATCAAAGAGCCTCATAAAACCACCCCAAAAAAGAAAAAGGGGTTATCCCTTAATTAAGCCCTGCTCTATTAAAAACTCCCTCGCTATTTCTCTAGCGTCTTTCTTTTCTACGTCATACTTGTAGTTGAGCTTTCTCATGGTGTCAGTGTCAATTTTATTCTCAAGCTTTTTGAGAACTTCCATGACTTCTGGATGCTTGTCTGCGAACTCTTTCGTAACGATTATTATGGCGTCGTAGGGAGGCAGAGCTCCTTTATCATCCTCCAATATTTTAAGATTGAATAAATCTACCCTTGCATCTGTTGTATAAGCTGTTATCGCGTCCACTTGGTCGTTTTTAATTGCTTCATACATCAAAGTTGGCTCCATTTGTTTTACATCTTCAAATGTGAAGCCGTAGACCTTCTTTATTTGCGGCAGTCCATCGGGCCTCGAAGCAAACTCTGGATCTGTTCCAAGCGTCATTTTGGAAGCGTATTCTTCAAGCTCACTTATCTTTGAAATTCCTTTTTCGTCTGCAAAGCTCTTTTTAACTGCTATTGCATAATCATCCCTAAAACCGAGCTTTACAGCAACTAAAACTCCATCCCTCTTAAGGAGCTCTTCTTTGCTCTTTTCATAAACTATATTAGGATCCCACTTCTCTAGAGGAGGAAGTTTAAGAATAACATTGTATGCTGTGCCAGTGTATTCAACATACATGTGGATCTGACCCTTCTTCAGGGCTTCATAGTTAACTAAAGTTCCTCCCAAGCCTTCTTTTACATCAACATCGTATCCCTCTTCTTCTAGGAGAAGAGCAATCATATGAGCTAGGATATACTGCTCATTAAAAGGCTTTGAACCGATTACAATGGTTTCTTTTTCTCCCCCACTTATGCATCCACTCAATACTATCATGGTTGCTAGAAAAAACAATAGTGGTATAACAAAAGTCTTTTTCAAGTTCGACCACCGACATAAGTTAGGTGTTAAAGATTTAAATAACTTTTTGCTAAACTAAAACCCCATATTTGCTTTACGTCTATCAATTTCACCACGACAAAATAATTTTAAAAACGTTCATTCATTTTCTAAAATTTCCAAAAAAGCTTATCTAATGCACGCTTTTTTATCAAATAGCATCCAAATCACGGCAATGCCCAATAGTGCACCTTTGGTAGGCGAAAGCTTTAAATGTTTTACATACGTAAAAGGATTTAGCAAATCGTAGGTGATGATTATGGCAGATGTCGAAGTCAAAAAGGAAGAATACCTTGTTATAGGAAAAACTGATGCCGTTGAGATAAGTGTTGACACATTTTTATGCAAGGGTTGCGGTATTTGTTTGGAACTCTGCCCAAGAACAGTTTTTGAATGGAGCCAAGAGCTTAGCGAAAAAGGTGTCCACTATCCTGTGGCTGTTAAAGCTGATAAGTGTGTTAAATGTAAGCTGTGCGAGCTTTTATGCCCTGACTTTGCAATAGCGGTTAAATGGTGATTTTAATGATAATACGTGGTGACGAGCCCGAACAGATTGAGCTCTTAAAAAAACTATATCCCAAGGGCAACTACTTCATGCAGGGCGATGAAGCCATAGCCTATGGCGCTCTTTTTGCTGGCTGTAGGTTCTATGCAGGTTATCCAATAACTCCCGCAAGCGAAATAGCAGAGACTATGGCGAGGGAGCTCCCAAAGGTGAAAGGTTACTACATCCAGATGGAGGATGAGATAGCGAGCATTGCTGCTGTTGTTGGTGCTTCATGGACAGGGTTAAAGAGTATGACCGCCACTTCCGGCCCCGGCTTCAGCTTAATGCAGGAAAATTTAGGCCTCGCAATAATGACTGAGACTCCTCTAGTTTTGGTGGATGTCCAGAGGAGCGGTCCATCAACAGGTCAGGCCACAAAAGGGGCCCAAGGAGATTTCTTCCAAGCAAGATGGGGAACTCATGGGGATCACCCAATAATAGCAATCTCACCTACGAGCGTTGAAGATAGCTTTTGGGAAACTATTAGGGCATTTAACTTGAGTGAAAAGTTTAGAATTCCTGTTGTCCTTTTGGCCGATGGGGTGATAGGACATACGAGGGAACAGATTAGACTTCCTGACCCAGAGGACGTCGAAATACTCTATAGAAAGCTTCCAAAGAATGAGGAAGAAGCTAAGTATCCTTTTGGTGATGTCCACGGCGATCTAATCCCACCGATGCCACTGTTTGGGAAGGGCTACTTCACACACGTCACAGGCTCAACACACAAAGAGACTGGCCTTAGAGATGTTTACACTCCTGAGGTTCACAACCGCTTAGTGAGAAGGCTGCACGATAAGATAGAGAAGCATAGGGCTGAGATAGAAAAGTGGGAGGAGTATTACACTGAGGATGCTGAGATTTTAGTGGTGAGCTGGGGAGTAAGTGCAAGACCTTCGCTTGGTGCCGTTCTCAAAGCGAGAGAGGAAGGCATTAATGTTGGTCTCTTCGTTCCAAAGACTATGCACCCGTTCCCAGAGAAGCGCATAAAAGAGCTTGGAAAGCAGGTTAGGGCCATTTTAGTGCCTGAGATGAACCTCGGTCAGATCATATTAGAAATTCAAAGATTTGTCAACGATGACGTTGTGCTAAAGGGTGTTAACAAGATTGGCGGTGTTCCATTAACGGTGCAAGAAATACTAAAAGAGATAAAGGAATTGAGCTCAGCCGAGCGTTCTCGTCACCGTTCGGCGGATTAGATATTCATCATAGCTCATGTGAGGTTTAGTCGTTGGGTATTTAAAGGTGATGCGTATGGAAAAAATTCACACCAAGTATGATATGGCCAAATATTTGAGAAAAGAAGCCCTTCCCACGGCTCTCTGTCCGGGTTGTGGTGGTGGGACTGTCTTAAACGCTTTTGCCAATGCAGTTGACCAGCTCAAAATTGATCCCAAGGACTTGGTAATGGTGAGCGGAATCGGCTGTTCAGCATGGATTGCCTCGCCATATTTCTTAGCTGATACTTTGCATACAACTCATGGAAGAGCAATAGCCTTTGCAACGGGCGTTAAAGTTGGTCTTCCCGATAAGAAGGTAGTGGTTATTAGTGGTGATGGTGATTTAGCGGGCATTGGAGGAAACCACCTCATCCATGCAGCAAGGAGGAACGTAGACATAACCGTAATTTTGGTGAACAACTTTATCTACGGTATGACCGGGGGTCAGGTGGGTCCGACTACACCCTTTGGTGCCAACACGACGACAAGTCCATACGGCAACATAGAGCACCCAATCAATATAAGCGAGACAATAGCTGCTGCTGGAGCTTCTTATGTCGCGAGGTGGACGACTTTTCATGTGTATCAGCTCATAGAGAGCATAAAGAAGGCTCTCCAGGTTAAAGGCTTCTCCCTTGTTGAGGTCGTCTCTCAGTGCCCCGTCCAGTTCGGAAGGAGGAATAGAATGAAAACTCCCGCTGAGATGCTTAGATGGTTCCAAAAGAACAGCGTACCGATAAGTAAGGCTAAAAATATGAGTCCAGAAGAGCTTGAAGGCAAAATAGTCATTGGCGAAATTATCAGCAGGGAGAGGCCAGAGTTCACAGAAGAGCTCAACAAAATCATCGAAAAGCTGGGGGGAGGAGAATGACCCAAATTAGGATTGCCGGTTTTGGCGGCCAAGGAGTTATACTAGCTGGTGTAATTTTGGGTGAAGCGGCCGCTATTGAGGGTCTAAACGTTATCCAAACGCAGGACTATGGCTCCCAAAGCAGAGGAGGGCACTCTGTAGCAGATGTCATCATTTCAAAGGAGCCTATTTACGATGTTATAGTCACGAAAGCCGATGTCCTTCTGGCAATGTCGCAAATTGGTTATAGGGGCACAAAAGAGAGTTTGAAAGATGAAGGTCTTTTGATAATCGACACGGACTTAGTGGAGCCGGACAGGGAGTTTATAGGTGCTCCTTTCACAAGGCTGGCTGAGGAAGAAGTTGGTTTGGCTTTGACAGTCAATATGGTGGCTTTAGGCTATTTAGTGGCTAAGACAGGGGTTGTGAAAAAAGAAAGTGTTGAAGAGGCTATAAAGAGAAGAGTCCCAAAGGGGACAGAAGAAGTTAACCTAAAAGCATTTAGAATTGGATATGAGGAGGGAGCAAAATGAAGTATCCATTTCCAGTTGGAGAGAGCGATTTTATACAAGGGGATGAGGCCATAGCGAGGGCAGCCATTTTGGCAGGATGCAGGTTTTACGCTGGATATCCAATTACCCCTGCAAGCGAGATATTTGAGGCAATGGCTCTCTACATGCCTCTCGTAGACGGTGTTTCAATACAAATAGAGGATGAAATTGGAAGTTTGGCAGCTGTGATTGGCGCTTCATGGGCAGGCGCTAAAGCAATGACTGCCACTTCTGGTCCAGGCTTTAGCTTGATGATGGAAAACCTTGGCTATGCAATTATGACCGAGACCCCATTGGTTTTGGTCGATGTCCAGAGGAGTGGCCCATCAACAGGACAGCCCACTTTAGCAGCTCAGGGCGATGTTATGCAGGCTATATGGGGCACTCACGGAGATCACAGTATAATTGTTTTAACCCCTGCAACGGTTCAGGAAGCCTTTGATATGACAATTAGGGCATTTAACTTGGCTGAAAAGTATAGGACTCCCGTTGTTTTGCTAACGGACGGTGAAGTTGGACACATGAGGGAGCGCGTCAACATACCAGATCCAGATGAGATTGAGCTCGTTTATAGGAAGCTTCCAAGGAATGAGGATGAAGCTAAATATCCTTTCAGAGACTGGGACAGCGACGGAATTCCACCAATGCCGGTCTTCGGCAAAGGCTATCACGCATATGTGACGGGGCTAACGCACGATGAGAGAGGAAGGCCCAAGACTGTTGAGGCGGAGATTCATGAGAAGCTCATTAACCGTATCATAGGCAAAATTGAGAAAAATAAGGATGATATCATCGAATATGAAACGTTCGGCCTTGAAGATGCTGAAGTAGCGATAGTGAGCTATGGAATTGTTGCCCGCTCTGCAATAAGGGCCGTTAAAATCCTCCGCAAAGAGGGGATTAAAGCTGGACTGTTAAAGCTCAACGTTGTTTGGCCTTTTGACTTTGAGATGATTGAGGATATAGCGGAGCAGGTGGGCAAGATATACGTGCCAGAAATGAACCTTGGACAGGTCTACCACCTTGTCAAAGAAGGAGCAAACGGTAAAGCAGAGGTTGAGCTAATTCCAAAGATAGGTGGGGAGATACACACACCCGATGATATAGTTAGAGCGGTGAGGTGATGCTCATGTATCTTAAGTCAAGCTATGATATTAGGGACAAATACTTAAGAAAGGATATGCTTCCCACAATATTTTGCCCGGGATGTGGTATAGGAGCGGTTCTCCAATACACCCTTAGGGCCATAGATGAATTGGGATGGAGCAAAGATGAAGTAGTGTGGGTGAGCGGAATCGGCTGCTCCGCGAGAGTTCCAGGCTTTGTTGATTTCGACGGATTGCACACGACTCACGGAAGGGCCTTAGCATTTGCCACGGGAATTAAGATGGCTAACCCTGATTTAAAGGTAATCGCGTTTATGGGCGATGGTGATGCTGCTGCGATAGGTGGAAACCACTTTATCCACGCAATAAGGCGTAACTTAGATGTTACGGTTATCTTAATAAACAACTTTACCTATGGAATGACCGGTGGACAGGTTGCTCCTACCGCTCTTAAGGGCTTAAAAGGAACCACCGCCCCATACGGCAACTTTGAGAATCCCTTTGACATTGCAAACCTTGCAGTCGCGGCCGGAGCCAACTATGTGGCAAGATGGAGCGTGTTTAACTACCTGCAAGGAATAAACAGCATAAAGAAGGCTTTGCAAAAGAAGGGCTTCTCATTGGTGGAGTTTCTAAGTCAGTGCCCGATAAGCTTTGGAAGAAGGAATAAGATGAAGACAGGTGCAGAGCTAATAAGGTGGTATCAAAAGATTACAGTGCCGATAAGTAAGGCTAAAAATATGAGTCCAGAAGAGCTTGAAGGCAAAATAGTCATTGGCGAATTCGTGGACAGGGACAGGCCAAGCTTAGATGAGGAGTATGAGCGTTATAAAAGGAGAGCGAAGGAGATAATGGGGTGGAAGGAATGAGGCAAGAAGTCTTAATAGGTGGCTTTGGAGGCCAAGGAGTTATACTAGCAAGTGTTATACTGGGAAGAGCCGCTTCCGTTTACGATGGGCTTTACGCAGTGCAGACACAAGCTTATGGCCCAGAATCAAGAGGAGGGGCTAGTAGAGCAGAAGTAGTCATAAGCGATGAACCTGTGGATTATCCAAAAGCTTTGAAGCCCAAATACATGGTTCTGCTCTCTCAAGAGGCCTACGACAAATATTTACCATTAGCTGCAGAAGGAGCGGTGGTTTTGGTTGAGGCTGATCTCGTTCCCCATAGGAACAAAGAGCTCGAGAAAAACCTCAAAGTTTACGCTTTGCCTTTCACGGAGATAGCTGAAGAAACAACTGGGCTAAGCTTAACTATGAACATCCTTGTTTTGGGCTTTTTGGCAAAGGTTACAGGCTTAGTTGAGCAGGATTCAATAGAGAAAGCGATTCTCGATGCTGTTCCAAAAGGAACGGAGCAAATAAACCTTAGGGCACTCCACAAGGGCTTTGAGCTTGGGGAGAAAGCTTTGAACGGGGACTTGTAATTTTTCATTTCTCCTTCCTTTCTGCGAAACTTTAATAACTTCTTCATTGCTATTTCTCAACGGTGAAATCGTGGAGCTGATTGGGATAACTTTCATTAGCAACGTGAGAGATGAAAAGGTAATGGGAAATGGGATTATTTTTAGAATTTATGAGAGAGTCGCTGAGTATTTAAATCTCAACGATATCTCTGAGGATACTCACCTAGTTCTCCTTCATAAGATATCCCTTGACCCAGTCTACTTAATTTCCATCCCGACTGAAAACGGCAAAGTTAAGGCATATTCTTTAAAGGCAGTCATTGACGCGCTGTACTCAAAGCTCCTCGAAGAGAGGGAGGATTTGGTTTGGAAGAGGGAGCAGAATCTTCAAGAAAAAGCAAAAAAGCTTGGAGAAAACGTCAATATCTACGATGAGCTCAAGAAGTTCAAGTTTAACAAGATTATTGGAATTGTTAGCTTTCCGCTCATAGACAGGAACCCCTACTTCGGCTACTATGAGAAGTTTTTGGGCATACATAAAAAAATTGGTGAGAAAGAAGTCATGGTGCTCTCAATAAAGCCGTTCTTTAGTGAGGATACCGATCTTTTGGTGGATAGAGTTGCCAAAGGTATACTTCACGAAATAGGCCACAGCTATGGCTTAGACCACTGCGAGAACAGTTGTATAATGCATCCTCCAAAGAACATCCAAGATTGGGATAGGAGGAGGCCTTACTTCTGTGCAGAATGCCTAGCGGAGCTGAAGAAAAATGCTGGGTGGATTTAAAATTAGCGTTATTATTCCCGCCTATAATGAAGCCAAGAGGATTGGGGGAGTTCTCTCGAGGATTCCTGACTTTGTGGATGAGGTTATTGTGGTCGATGATGGAAGTGGAGATGAGACGAGTGAAGTTGCGCGGAGCTTTGGTGTTAAAGTAATCCGCTTAAATGAAAACCAAGGCAAAGGCGCTGCTATGAGTGCTGGCATCGAAGAGGTATCGGGGGATATAGTGGTTTTTATGGATGCGGACGGCCAGCACAAACCTGAGGAGATTATTAAACTCCTAAAGCCAATTGTAGACGGAAAAGCTGACTTTGTAGTAGGCTCTAGAATGATAAAGACCCAAGGAAAGAGGCCATTTATAAGGAAGCTCAGCAATTTTCTGAGTACCGCGCTTATTAGACTTAAGCTCGGTGTAAATGTTAAGGACACTCAAAGCGGCTTTAGGGCAATAAAAAGGGAGTTTCTTCCTCAAATCGAGAGCAAGCGCTATGAGGTAGAAACCGAAGTGCTGATAAAAGCGGTAAAGAAGGGTGCAAGAGTAAAGGAAGTTCCTGTAGAGAGAATTTACGGCATTGAGACGGGGCACTTTAGGTTCGAAGATATCCTGCGGTTTTTATGGACTCTCTTAAAATATTAAAGGCTAAAGGCGCCTTCTCAAGACTAGAGGGACTAAAGCAATGGCTAAAATCATCACAGGCCCACATATGCCTTCTTCTGGAACTGTTGTGGTCGTTTCGAAGGGAGAAGATGTCGAGACTTCGCATTTTGCTAAACCAGCGTTTACAGTTTCTTCTGTCCAGTTAAGCCAAGCATAGACGTGCTTATCGAAGATGAACTCAGCCCAGTAGAAGTCGCTGTCCATGGCTTGAGAAAGGCCGTAAAGGGCTTTATAGTAAACTTCGTTTTTACTGCATTTTTCTTTATACTCCTGAATTAGTGTGTAAACTTTCTCATCACGCTTCCACATTGGTTCTTGAAGGTTTTTGCGCTCTCTTGTCCACTTGTCCCAAGAGCACAGCCAGGAAGTCGCTAGGGGGGTAACGTTTTGATAGGGCTTGAGCTTTAGTGTGGCTTCTCTAAACGTTACTGTTTTTAAGAGGCCTTTCTCTTGAGCTTCCTCTAAGTATTGAAGGAGAGCCTCAAAGTAGAATGCTGTTAAGGGAGGATTATTTGAGAAGATAATCCAATTTTCACCGTCAGCTGCTATCGTTACGACTTCGGCACTTGGATCTTTGCTTCTAACGCTCAAAATTTTCTCCACTATCTCTTTGGCTTTTT from Palaeococcus pacificus DY20341 includes:
- a CDS encoding 2-oxoglutarate ferredoxin oxidoreductase subunit delta → MADVEVKKEEYLVIGKTDAVEISVDTFLCKGCGICLELCPRTVFEWSQELSEKGVHYPVAVKADKCVKCKLCELLCPDFAIAVKW
- a CDS encoding 2-oxoacid:acceptor oxidoreductase subunit alpha encodes the protein MIIRGDEPEQIELLKKLYPKGNYFMQGDEAIAYGALFAGCRFYAGYPITPASEIAETMARELPKVKGYYIQMEDEIASIAAVVGASWTGLKSMTATSGPGFSLMQENLGLAIMTETPLVLVDVQRSGPSTGQATKGAQGDFFQARWGTHGDHPIIAISPTSVEDSFWETIRAFNLSEKFRIPVVLLADGVIGHTREQIRLPDPEDVEILYRKLPKNEEEAKYPFGDVHGDLIPPMPLFGKGYFTHVTGSTHKETGLRDVYTPEVHNRLVRRLHDKIEKHRAEIEKWEEYYTEDAEILVVSWGVSARPSLGAVLKAREEGINVGLFVPKTMHPFPEKRIKELGKQVRAILVPEMNLGQIILEIQRFVNDDVVLKGVNKIGGVPLTVQEILKEIKELSSAERSRHRSAD
- a CDS encoding 2-oxoacid:ferredoxin oxidoreductase subunit beta, producing MEKIHTKYDMAKYLRKEALPTALCPGCGGGTVLNAFANAVDQLKIDPKDLVMVSGIGCSAWIASPYFLADTLHTTHGRAIAFATGVKVGLPDKKVVVISGDGDLAGIGGNHLIHAARRNVDITVILVNNFIYGMTGGQVGPTTPFGANTTTSPYGNIEHPINISETIAAAGASYVARWTTFHVYQLIESIKKALQVKGFSLVEVVSQCPVQFGRRNRMKTPAEMLRWFQKNSVPISKAKNMSPEELEGKIVIGEIISRERPEFTEELNKIIEKLGGGE
- a CDS encoding 2-oxoacid:ferredoxin oxidoreductase subunit gamma, with protein sequence MTQIRIAGFGGQGVILAGVILGEAAAIEGLNVIQTQDYGSQSRGGHSVADVIISKEPIYDVIVTKADVLLAMSQIGYRGTKESLKDEGLLIIDTDLVEPDREFIGAPFTRLAEEEVGLALTVNMVALGYLVAKTGVVKKESVEEAIKRRVPKGTEEVNLKAFRIGYEEGAK
- a CDS encoding 2-oxoacid:acceptor oxidoreductase subunit alpha; amino-acid sequence: MKYPFPVGESDFIQGDEAIARAAILAGCRFYAGYPITPASEIFEAMALYMPLVDGVSIQIEDEIGSLAAVIGASWAGAKAMTATSGPGFSLMMENLGYAIMTETPLVLVDVQRSGPSTGQPTLAAQGDVMQAIWGTHGDHSIIVLTPATVQEAFDMTIRAFNLAEKYRTPVVLLTDGEVGHMRERVNIPDPDEIELVYRKLPRNEDEAKYPFRDWDSDGIPPMPVFGKGYHAYVTGLTHDERGRPKTVEAEIHEKLINRIIGKIEKNKDDIIEYETFGLEDAEVAIVSYGIVARSAIRAVKILRKEGIKAGLLKLNVVWPFDFEMIEDIAEQVGKIYVPEMNLGQVYHLVKEGANGKAEVELIPKIGGEIHTPDDIVRAVR
- a CDS encoding 2-oxoacid:ferredoxin oxidoreductase subunit beta, whose translation is MYLKSSYDIRDKYLRKDMLPTIFCPGCGIGAVLQYTLRAIDELGWSKDEVVWVSGIGCSARVPGFVDFDGLHTTHGRALAFATGIKMANPDLKVIAFMGDGDAAAIGGNHFIHAIRRNLDVTVILINNFTYGMTGGQVAPTALKGLKGTTAPYGNFENPFDIANLAVAAGANYVARWSVFNYLQGINSIKKALQKKGFSLVEFLSQCPISFGRRNKMKTGAELIRWYQKITVPISKAKNMSPEELEGKIVIGEFVDRDRPSLDEEYERYKRRAKEIMGWKE